GGCCATCACGCCCAGTTCGAGCAGCTTGGGGCCAAGGCCGAACCCGTCGTTCGTGACGGAGAGATAGCCGCGCGATTTCAGCGCCTGCACCAGCCGGTGTGCGGTGGTCTTGCTCATGCCCAGCTTGCGGGCGAGGTCGGCGGCGCGGATCGGTCCGCCGATCACTTCGTCCATGATGTCGAGCGCGCGCATCAGCGTCTGCGTGCCCTTGACCTCGACTTCGGGTTTATCGTCGCGAGGTGTCATAGTTCCCGTCTTTCCGGAGAGACTCATCCCCTGGGATACCCACTTTGCGGGACGTGACTCCAATTGTTCCACCAAGCTCTATACCGTCCGGCGCCACCGTCAATGGGGCGCCCGGCAGGTTGGCCCGCCATGGCGGTAAATGCCGGCCACCGGGCGGCGCGGCACCTTGTTGCACCGCCCGCGTTATGATCGCGGCGCCTCATGACCCGGCGCCCGCTGGAGGAAAGACCGATGATCGCAGTCCACCATCTGGAGAATTCACGCTCGCAGCGCATCCTCTGGCTGCTGGAGGAACTCGGCCTGCCCTACCGCGTGGTGCATTACGCGCGCGACAAGGCGACGATGCTCGCCCCGCCGGAACTGCGCGCGGTGCACCCGCTCGGCAAATCGCCGGTCATCGTCGACGAGGATGCCGGGGACGGGCCTCTCACCATCGCCGAAACCGGCGCGATCATCGAATACCTCGTCGGGAAGGCGGACGGGAGGCTGGGTGTGCCGGAGGCACAAATCGGGGCTGTGCCGGAGGCACAAGGCGCAAGTGCGCCGGAGGCACGGGAGGCCGCGCTGCGCTATCGCTATTACCTGCACTATGCCGAAGGCTCGCTCATGCCGCCGCTGCTCATCAAGCTGGTGCTCGGCATGATCCCGGTGGTCGGCGGCTTCGCGCAGAAGAAGGTCCAGCCGATGATCGACGTCCACCTCGATTTCGTGGAAAGCGAACTCGCCTCCCGCCCCTGGTTCGCCGGCGATGCCTTCACCGCCGCCGACGTGATGATGAGCTTCCCGCTGGAGGCCGCGCGCGACCGGGCCGGACTGGACGCCTCGCGCCCGGCAACGACGGCCTGGCTGGAGAAGATCCATGCGCGCCCCGCCTATCAGGCCGCGCTGGCGGCGGGCGGCCCCTATCGCTACGCCTGAGTTCGCGGGCCTGCGGAAGGACTTCTAGGGCGTGCGCCGCTGTGCCATAGGAGCGGGGCAACACCTGCGCGGAAGGAATGCCCCCTGCTCCCGAGCAAGACCCAGATCGTGATCGTCGGCGGCGGTGCCGCCGGACTGGAACTCGCCGCCAAGCTCGGCGCCCGTTACGGCCGCAAGCGCCACGACATCATCCTGGTGGACCGCAACCGGACGCATATCTGGAAACCGCTGCTCCATGAGGTGGCGACCGGCTCGCTTGACGCCAATCTCGACGAGGTGGGCTATCGCAGCCACTGCCACCGCTGGGGCTATCGCTATTTCTACGGCACGCTCTCGGGGATCGACCGCACGAACCGCCGCGTCCACCTTGCCGCGGTGCAGGACGAAAAAGGGCGCGAAGTGCTTGCCCCGCATTCGATCCGCTACGATTACCTGGTGCTGGCCTTCGGCTCCGTCACCAACGACTTCGGCACGCCCGGTGTTGCCGAGAACTGCACTTTCCTCGACAGCCGCGCGCAGGCCGACCGTTTCCGCGACAAGCTGCTGGACCAGTGCCTGCGCGTCTCGCGCGCGATGACCGCCGATCCGGCCAGCGATGCGCGGGTCAAGGTGGCGATCGTCGGCGGCGGAGCAACCGGGGTGGAACTGGCCGCTGAACTGTTCAACGCCGCCGATGCACTGGGATATTACGGGCTGGAAGTGTTCGACCGGGGCCGCCTTGACGTGACTCTCGTCGAAGCCGGTCCCCGCATCCTGCCGCAATTGCCGGACCGACTGGCCGGAGCCGCGCATCAGGAACTGGAAACGCTGGGGGTGCGCGTCCTTGTCGATACGCCCATCGTCGAATCCACCGCCGAAGGAATGGTCACGCGCTCGGGAGAGCGGATTGACGCCGACCTTCAGGTCTGGGCGGCGGGCGTGAAGGCCCAGCCCATCGCCGAGGGCCTTGGCGGGCTGGAACTTGCCAGATCGGGCCAGATCGTGGTCCGCCCCACCCTGCAAAGCGCCACTGACGACAGGATTTTCGCCATCGGCGACTGCGCCTCCTGCATCCTGCCGGGCCGCGACCGGCCGATCCCGCCGCGCGCGCAGGCGGCGCACCAGATGGCGGACGCCGCCTTCGCGAACCTCAAACGCGCGATGGAAGGCAAGCCGCTCGTCGATTTCGTCTACAAGGACCATGGTTCGCTGGTGTCGCTGAGCCGGTTCTCGACCGTGGGCACGCTCATGGGCAATCTGGTGGGCGGCCGCATGGCGGTGGAAGGGCGGCTCGCCCGGTTCATCTACCTATCGCTGTACCGGATGCACCTGCTGGCGATCCATGGCTGGATCAAGGGTTCGGCGCTGATCGCGGTCAGCCACGTCAACCGCATCGTCCGCCCCCGCCTGAAGCTACACTAGATCGTCAGCCAGTGGGGGCCGGCCCGCTGCTTTCGCGCCGGACCAGCTCGAACCGGAACACGGGCGCTTCGTCCGGCGCGCCGACCAGCGCATCCACGACGGCGCGCCCCATCTCCTCCAGCGGCTGACGGATCGTGGTGAGCGGCGGCCAGGTGGTGGCGCTGGCGGACGTATCGTCAAAGCCGACGATCGACACGTCATCCGGCACGCTCAGCCCGGTGCGATGCGCATATGTGAGCACGCCCAGCGCCATGGCGTCGTTCGTGGCGAAGATCGCGGTGGGCGGCGCTTCGCCGGCGAGCAATTGTTCCCCGGCGCGAAGGCCGGAATCGAAATCGAAGCTGCCCGGCACGAACCGGACGTCCCCGGCCGGGATGCCCGCTGCTTCCAGCCCGTCCCGGAAACCCTCGACCCGGGCGAGCGCCGCGCGGTGGTCCGCCGGCGGCGCGATCACGCCGATCCGGCGGTGCCCCAGTTCGATCAGGTGATCGGCGATCATCCGCCCCGCCGCCCGCTCCGGTGTGGGAATGTTGAAGCTCTCCGTCACCAGCGATCCTGCCAGCCGCGCACAGGGCAAGTCGAGTTCCGAAAGCCTTTGCAGCAACGCCCTGTCGTCCGACAGCGGCGGGGCCACGAATACGCCGTCGGGCCGAAGCGCCGCCACCAGCCGGTCGAGTATCTCGAAGCGCTCGTCACCGGACAGCGGCATCGGTTCGACAACGAGATGGTAGCCCAGTTCGCGGCAGCGGTTTGCCGCGCCCACCTGGATTGCGGAAGTGTAGCCGGGGGTGGGGTTGTTGTAGAGGAAGGCCAGCATGAACGAGCGCCCCCCGGCCAGGCGGCGTGCCGACTGATTCGGCCTGTAGCCGAGCCGGTCGATCGCTTCGGTCACCCGCGTGCGCAGATCCTCGCTCACATTCGGCGCTTTGTTGACAACGCGGGACACGGTCTTGATGGATACGCCTGCCGCGGCAGCAACGTCACGAATGCTGGTCATTTGCAGGCCTTGCCACACAAGATTGCGGTTGAGAATGGTTTTACGGAAATTCCCGGCCGTTCTCCGGGATCGTCGCATAATCGCGGCGTGAATGCCTCCCTGCAGGATTGCCTTGATCGATCGCGCATTGCGCGCTAATCATCCGGTACAACGTTGTCATCTCCTCCAAAGCCGACAGCGCTGGAATCCCGGGTGCGGCCCTTTCGCCGAAAGGCGAATCGATCGCACCCGGGATGACAAACCAATAAGAACGACATGGGAGATATCGCGGTGCTCACCACGGCAGCCGACACCGGCTCGGGCTGAACCATCGCCCCGGACGCCCGCGCGTCCCCACCCTTCATCCCTGAATTGGCGCGTGGAACGCGCCCGGCAGCGCGAGTCGAGCAAAAATCATGGCCTTCACGTCAGCGATCACAAGTTCCGAACCGAGCGAGGAAGCCCCCGGCGGTCATGTCGACGCGCCGGAGCTGCGCTATTTCGTCATGGCGCTGTTCTTCATCTTCGGCGGCATAACCAGCCTGAACGACGTCATCATTCCCAAGCTGAAGGAGCTGTTCACGCTCAGCTACACCGAAGCGATGCTGGTGCAGTTCTGCTTCTTCACGGCCTATGCGGTGATCGGCATTCCCGGCGCGATGCTGGTACGCGGGATCGGCTACATGCGCGGGGCAGCGGCCGGGCTGGCGATCATGATCGTGGGCTGCCTGGCCTTCATTCCGGCATCGCAGACCGCCACCTACTGGCTGTTCCTCGCCGCCTACTTCGTGCTCGCGGCGGGCGTGGTGATCGTCCAGGTGGTGGCCAACCCGCTCATCAGCCTGCTGGGCAAGCCGGAAACGACCAGTTCGCGCCTGACCTTCGCGCAGGCCTTCAATTCGCTGGGCACCACCATCTTCCCGATCGCCGGCGCCGTGCTGATCCTGGGCAGCCTTGCCGCCGTTTCGGCGCACGACCTTTCCGGCGCCGCGCTCGATGCCTATCGCCGCGCCGAAAGCCAGGCGATCGTCCACGGCTATCTTGCCATTGCCGGCGCGCTCGCGCTCGTCATCGCCGCCGTCTGGGCCTTCCGCAACCGCCTGCCGCCGCAGCAGCACGGCGACCATGCAGGATTCGCCGGGTTCGACCTGCTGAAGCGCCCGCGTTTCCGCTTCGGCACACTGTGCATCTTCCTTTACGTCGGCGCCGAAGTCTCCATCGGGTCGCTGATCGTCAGCTACCTCATGCAGGACCACGTCATGGCCCTGCCGGAACAGTCCGCCGGCAAGCTGATCGGGCTTTACTGGGGCGGTGCGATGCTGGGGCGCTTCATCGGCTCTGCCGTCCTGCGCGTCCTCGATCCCGGACGGGTGCTTGCCGTCAATGCCTTCACGGCCATCGCCCTGCTCGCGCTTTCGGTGGCGAGCACCGGCACCGTCTCGGGCTATGCGCTGCTGGCCGTGGGCCTGATGAACTCGATCATGTTCCCCACGATCTTCAGCCTCGCCTGCGAGAAGCTGGGCGCCCGCGCGGCGGACGGTTCGGGCATCATCAACGTGGCGATCTGCGGCGGCGCGCTGGTGCCGCTCGCCACCGGGGCGCTGGCAGACCTGACCGGCGGCAACCTGGGCATGGCGCTGGTTCTCCCCGCGCTGTGCTACGCGGTGATCGCCGGGTTCGGCGTGTCCGCCCGGCGACCTGCCCCGGTTCCCGAAACGGAAGCCCTCAGATCAGGGGCTTTCCCGCCGATTTGACGATCGCGCCGCCCTTCATCACGAAGCCGACGTTTTCCAGCACCTTGACGTCGGCCAGCGGATCGCCGTCCACGGCGATGACGTCGGCATAGCGGCCAACCTGCAGCGTGCCGACATCGGTGCTGCCCAGAAGGTCGGCGGCATTCCCGGTCGCCGTCTTGATCGCGTCCATCGGGGTCATCCCCGCGTTTACCAGCAGCGCGAATTCCTGCGCATTCTCGCCGTGCCGGGAAAGGCCGAAGGTATCCGTGCCGAAGGCGATCTTCACGCCCGCGGCATAGGCATCGTGCAGGTTGCGGCGCAGCAGCGGCGCAATGGCGAGCGCTTTTTCCGCGGTGGAGGGGTTGAGCTGCTCGGGATGCTCCTTCGCGCGCTGGTAGACCCGCTCGCCGACCAGCATCGTCGGCACGAGATAGGTCCCGTGCTGCTTGAACAGCTTGTAGCTTGCCGCATCGGCGTAGGAGCCATGCTCGATCGAATCCACGCCCAGCTCGATGGTATGGTCGATCGCCTCCTTGCCATGGGCGTGGGCAGCCACCTTCATCCCCAGCGCGTGGGCGGTGTCGATCACCGCCTTGATCTCCTCGTCCGTCATCAGCTGGTGCCGGGGATCGTCGCCGATGGACATGACCCCGCCAGACGGCATGATCTTGATAAGGTCCACGCCTTCGCGCTTCAGGCGCCGCACCGCCAGCCGGGCGGATTCGGGGCTATCGACCACATTGTCGCTGACATGGGGAATATCGGCGAATTCCACCCGCAGGCCGTTCACCGCATCGCCGTGGCCGCCGGTCGGGCCGAGCGGAGTGCCCGCAACCCACATGCGCGGACCGGGAACCACGCCGCCCTCGATCGACTTCCTGAGCGCGACGACCACCTGGGTATCGGCCCCGCAATCGCGCACCGAGGTGAACCCGGCCAGCAGGGTGTCGCGGGTAAAGACCGTGGCCTCGATCGCATCCTCGAAAGCGCTGCGGGTCACGCTGTTGCGGATCGGATCGCCGGAATGCCACCCCGCCGTGATGTGATCATGCGTATCGATGAGGCCGGGCAGGACCGTCTTGCCGGAAAGGTCCACCACTTCGGCGCCTTGCGGCGTGACGAAGCCGGGCTGGATCGCGGTGATGCGCTCATCGGTAATCAGGATCGACACGTTCTGGCGCGCGGCCGCGCCGGTGCCGTCGATGAAGCGGCCGGCATGGATGACGATATCCTTCGCGCCCGCGCTGCCACACGCGCCGGCGGCAAGCGCCAGCACACTGCATGCGATCGCCGCCGCACGTTTCACCGAACCCATTGCCCCCATCATATCCCCCTGAATCGAAGCCAGATCTGCCGATAAATCAACGTTGCGCGGCGCGGGCGGACCGTCAATGGCTTTCGCGCCGCCGCGCTGCTCTCAGGCCGGTCCGGTGCTGCCCCGGACGATCAGTTCGTGCGGCAGCATCAGGTGCGAACCTTCTCCCCCGGCGGTGCGGCGGAATTGCGGATCGACGAGGATATCCACCGCCGCCGCCGCCATTTCCGCCTTGGGCTGGCGCACCGTGGTCAATTGCGGCCATGCCGCGCGCGACGAGGGCGCATCGTCGAACCCGCACAGGGACAGCGTTTCGGGAACGGCGATGCCGTGCTTCATGGCGGTGATGAGCACGCCCAGCGCCATGTCGTCGTTGGAGGCGAAGATCGCCGTCGGCCGGTCCTTCAGCGCCAGCAGCCGTTCGCCCAGCGCCAACCCGGACCGCGAGGTGAAATCTCCCCGCACCACGCTGGCCTCGTCGATATCGACGCCGGCGGCCGCCATGGCCGCGCGGAAGCCTTCCTCACGGCGGGCCGATGCGCTGTGGCTGAGCGGCCCCTGCACGAAGCCGATGCGGCGATGGCCGAGGCCCAGCAGGTATTCGGTCACTTCCCGCGCCGCGCCGCGATCGTCCATGCGCACCGTGCCGGAACCGGCGGGGGCCTTGCTGGGGGCGACCAGTACGGTGGGCAGCCCCGCCTCCGCGAAGATCGCCATCAGCGCCGCATCGTCGCAAATCGGCGGGGCGACTATCGCCCCGTCCAGCCGCAGCGCCGCAATGCTGGCGCGCACTTCAAGCGCCCAGTCCGGCGCGGCAAGGTCGACCGGCTCCACCACCAGGTGATAGCTGCGCGCGCGGCAGCCCATCAGGGCGCCGTGCTGGACATCGGCGGCATAGCCGGACACCGGATCGTCGATGAACAGACCCAGCAGATAGGAGCGCGAGCTTGAAAGGCTGCGGGCGAAGGCATTGGGCCGGTAGTCCAGCTCCGCCACGATCCGCTGCACCAGATCGCGCAGTTCCGGGCGGACATGCGCTTCGCCATTGATGACGCGCGAAACGGTTTTCGGCGAGACGCCTGCCCTTGCGGCGACATCCTTGATCGTCACGATACTCATGCCGCCACCTCCCTCGGCCGCCGGCACATGCCCGCGAACCCCGCGATCCCCGCATAGCACAGCGCCGGAAGCAGCAAGGCCGGAAGCAGGCCCGCGGCATCGGCGGCGGCCCCGGTCAGGATCGGAACCACCGCTCCGCCGACCACGGCCATGCACAGCCACATCGAGGCGAGCGGCGCCTGCCGGCTGTCCTGCGGCATCGCCAGGGCATAGATGGTGGGATACATGATCGCGTTGCAGAGCCCCACCGCGATCAGCGCGGCGGCGCCTGCCGCTCCGGGCAGCACGGTGGCAGCCACCGTCAGCGCGATCGCCGCCAGCGCGGCGTAAAGCAGCAGGCGCGCCTCGGCCATGCGCGTCAGCATCCACGCGCCCGCGAAGCGCCCGACCATGGCGCCGGCCCAGTAGAGGCCGACCAGCCTCCCCGCGCTGACCGGTTCCAGCGCCAGGCGTTCGGGCAGCATCAGCACGTTCGTCATCAGGGTTCCGATCGTCACTTCCGCGCCCACATAGACGAAGATCGCCGCCGTCCCCCATCGCAGCCGGCGATCGCGCAGGACGGAGAATATCTGCCGCGACCAGTCCGGCGGGAGCATCCTGCCCGCGCCGGCAGGCGCCGCCGACAGCAGGGCGCGGTGGCCGACATAGAGGGCCGACAGCACCGCCAGCACCGCGCCGATCGCCACGAACGGGACGGATGCCGTTCCGCCGCCCCGATCCCCCGGCGTGATGTTCGCCAGCAGGAACGGCGCGCTCAGCACGGGGCCCAGCACCGTGCCCAGGGAATTGAAGCCCTGCAGCAGGTTGAGCCGCACCGCCGCCCCGCGAGACGGCCCGATCACCGTGACCACGGTGTTGGACGCGATCTGCAGGACCGTCTGCCCCGCCGAAAGCAGCAGCAGCGCGCCCAGTACCAGCAGGAACTGCCGCATCCCCTGCGCCAGCGCCAGCGACAGGCATCCCGCCGTCATGACCGACAGGCCGATGGCGATCGCCCGCATGTACCCGATTCGCACCACCGCCAGCGCCGCCGGTAGGGCGAACAGGAGATAGCTCGAATGGAAGGCAAGCTGGACGAGCAGCGCGCCCTTGTAGTCCAGCCCCAGCACCGCCTTGAGCTGCGGCACCAGCAGGCTGACGGATGCGCTCAGGAAGCCGCCGATGAAGAACACGCCGATCGAAAGCCAGAACAGCCGCCTGACGAGGGATTCCTGCGCATCGGACGGCAGAACGGGTGGGGCGGTGCGCGACATGTGAGGCATCTATGGCACTGCGCCCGGGATGGCAAAAGGACTGTTTCCCCGAAGACACAGCGCCGGCCTTATCCTGACCCAAGCCCTGACATCGATGTCAAATCAGGCTTGACAACGATGTCAGGGCTTGGGCATTGCACCCTCACAAGTAACAAACATTCGGGAGGATGACATGACGAGGCACGATCTCGTCGCGGGCACAGCGCTCGCGGCTTGCCTATTTTCCGTATCTGCCGCTCACGCCCAGGATGCCGCGGCATCGGCGCAGCAGACCGTTTCCGACAACGATATCATCGTTACCGCGACCCGCCGCGAAACCACCCTGCAATCGACCCCGATCGCGATCTCGGCCTTCAGCCAGGAAACGCTGACCAAGAACGGCGTCAAGGACGTGACCGACCTTGCCCGTTTCGTCCCCTCGTTGCAGTTCAACCAACAGGGCGACCAGTCGGCCGTGCTGCTGACCTTGCGCGGCATCGGCAACGACAGCGCCTATACCGAAGTGGCCGACCCCGAAGTCGCCATCTACATCGACGGCGTATACTCGCCGCGCTCGCAGGGCGCATCGGTGCTGATGTACGACATGGAACGCGTCGAAGTGCTGCGCGGCCCGCAGGGCACGCTGTTCGGCCGCAACGCCACCGTCGGCGCGCTCAGCCTGATCTCGGCCAAGCCCAAGCTCGGCGAATTCAGCGGCAACCTCGAACTGACCGCGGGCAATTACGACCGCTTCGGCATGCGCGGCGCGATCAACATCCCCGTCACCGATACGCTGGCCTTCCGCGTCGCCTTCGTCAGCGACCGTCATGACGGCTATGCCGATTACCAGGCCGCGCCCGACATCGTCGGCATCAACAAGTCCGCCTTCGTCACTTCGGGCAAGAAGTACTACGCGGCGGACCAGCAGTCGGGCCGCGTCTCGATGCTCTGGCAGCCGAGCGACCGCTTCAGCTGGAACCTTTCGGCCGAAGGTTTCCTCGACAACGGCGCGCCGGTCATCGGCCTGCTCCAGACCCCGCGCGCGGGCACCAAGCGCTGGTCCACGCTCAGCGATACCGCGCCTGAAACCGATCGTTACTCGGTCGCCGTGCGCAGCACGATGAACTACGACATCACGGACGGCATCCAGCTCAGCTACATCGGTGGCTGGTCGCGCATCGGCGGCAGCACCCGCACCGACGCCGACGCGGGCGCCCTGCCCCCGACCGGCCAGGTGGACGCGGACGGCAACGACCTGCCGCTCGGCGCCTTCAACGAGAACGCCACGCTCTCCTCGCGCTATGACTTCCAGAGCCACGAACTCCAGCTCAAGTCCACCGGCGAGAACGACATCGACTGGATCCTCGGCGCCTATTACAGCCACGAGAAGAACAAGATCCGCTTCGATATCGACCAGCGCAACGGCTACCGCGACGGCACCTTCAGCTGGGCGGGCAGCTTCATCCAGGCCAATCGCCAGATCGATAGCCGCGCCGTGTTCGGCCAGGCCGTGTGGCATGCGTCTGACTGGCTGCGCTTCACCGGCGGCCTGCGCTACACCTCCGACAAGAAGCAGGACATCGGCGGCCGTAACGTGACCTTCTCTGGCGAAGGCTGCACCGATGCCGACAAGGCCCCCGGCGGCGCCTGCACCGGCGGCATCTTCGGCGCCTATCCCGGCGCCACCGCCGCGCAGCTGGTGGACCTGCTGCCCGGCTTCTCGATCTCGAACAACGACGTGAAGGGCAAGTGGGACAAGCTGACCTACCTCGCCCGCGTCGATGCCGACATCGCGGCCGACACCCTGGGCTATGCCAGCATCTCCACCGGCTTCAAGTCGGGCAACATCCAGGACAATGCCGGGCTGACCGATCC
The DNA window shown above is from Novosphingobium sp. RL4 and carries:
- a CDS encoding glutathione S-transferase, whose product is MIAVHHLENSRSQRILWLLEELGLPYRVVHYARDKATMLAPPELRAVHPLGKSPVIVDEDAGDGPLTIAETGAIIEYLVGKADGRLGVPEAQIGAVPEAQGASAPEAREAALRYRYYLHYAEGSLMPPLLIKLVLGMIPVVGGFAQKKVQPMIDVHLDFVESELASRPWFAGDAFTAADVMMSFPLEAARDRAGLDASRPATTAWLEKIHARPAYQAALAAGGPYRYA
- a CDS encoding NAD(P)/FAD-dependent oxidoreductase — protein: MLPSKTQIVIVGGGAAGLELAAKLGARYGRKRHDIILVDRNRTHIWKPLLHEVATGSLDANLDEVGYRSHCHRWGYRYFYGTLSGIDRTNRRVHLAAVQDEKGREVLAPHSIRYDYLVLAFGSVTNDFGTPGVAENCTFLDSRAQADRFRDKLLDQCLRVSRAMTADPASDARVKVAIVGGGATGVELAAELFNAADALGYYGLEVFDRGRLDVTLVEAGPRILPQLPDRLAGAAHQELETLGVRVLVDTPIVESTAEGMVTRSGERIDADLQVWAAGVKAQPIAEGLGGLELARSGQIVVRPTLQSATDDRIFAIGDCASCILPGRDRPIPPRAQAAHQMADAAFANLKRAMEGKPLVDFVYKDHGSLVSLSRFSTVGTLMGNLVGGRMAVEGRLARFIYLSLYRMHLLAIHGWIKGSALIAVSHVNRIVRPRLKLH
- a CDS encoding LacI family DNA-binding transcriptional regulator: MTSIRDVAAAAGVSIKTVSRVVNKAPNVSEDLRTRVTEAIDRLGYRPNQSARRLAGGRSFMLAFLYNNPTPGYTSAIQVGAANRCRELGYHLVVEPMPLSGDERFEILDRLVAALRPDGVFVAPPLSDDRALLQRLSELDLPCARLAGSLVTESFNIPTPERAAGRMIADHLIELGHRRIGVIAPPADHRAALARVEGFRDGLEAAGIPAGDVRFVPGSFDFDSGLRAGEQLLAGEAPPTAIFATNDAMALGVLTYAHRTGLSVPDDVSIVGFDDTSASATTWPPLTTIRQPLEEMGRAVVDALVGAPDEAPVFRFELVRRESSGPAPTG
- a CDS encoding sugar MFS transporter is translated as MAFTSAITSSEPSEEAPGGHVDAPELRYFVMALFFIFGGITSLNDVIIPKLKELFTLSYTEAMLVQFCFFTAYAVIGIPGAMLVRGIGYMRGAAAGLAIMIVGCLAFIPASQTATYWLFLAAYFVLAAGVVIVQVVANPLISLLGKPETTSSRLTFAQAFNSLGTTIFPIAGAVLILGSLAAVSAHDLSGAALDAYRRAESQAIVHGYLAIAGALALVIAAVWAFRNRLPPQQHGDHAGFAGFDLLKRPRFRFGTLCIFLYVGAEVSIGSLIVSYLMQDHVMALPEQSAGKLIGLYWGGAMLGRFIGSAVLRVLDPGRVLAVNAFTAIALLALSVASTGTVSGYALLAVGLMNSIMFPTIFSLACEKLGARAADGSGIINVAICGGALVPLATGALADLTGGNLGMALVLPALCYAVIAGFGVSARRPAPVPETEALRSGAFPPI
- a CDS encoding metal-dependent hydrolase family protein — protein: MGSVKRAAAIACSVLALAAGACGSAGAKDIVIHAGRFIDGTGAAARQNVSILITDERITAIQPGFVTPQGAEVVDLSGKTVLPGLIDTHDHITAGWHSGDPIRNSVTRSAFEDAIEATVFTRDTLLAGFTSVRDCGADTQVVVALRKSIEGGVVPGPRMWVAGTPLGPTGGHGDAVNGLRVEFADIPHVSDNVVDSPESARLAVRRLKREGVDLIKIMPSGGVMSIGDDPRHQLMTDEEIKAVIDTAHALGMKVAAHAHGKEAIDHTIELGVDSIEHGSYADAASYKLFKQHGTYLVPTMLVGERVYQRAKEHPEQLNPSTAEKALAIAPLLRRNLHDAYAAGVKIAFGTDTFGLSRHGENAQEFALLVNAGMTPMDAIKTATGNAADLLGSTDVGTLQVGRYADVIAVDGDPLADVKVLENVGFVMKGGAIVKSAGKPLI
- a CDS encoding LacI family DNA-binding transcriptional regulator, coding for MSIVTIKDVAARAGVSPKTVSRVINGEAHVRPELRDLVQRIVAELDYRPNAFARSLSSSRSYLLGLFIDDPVSGYAADVQHGALMGCRARSYHLVVEPVDLAAPDWALEVRASIAALRLDGAIVAPPICDDAALMAIFAEAGLPTVLVAPSKAPAGSGTVRMDDRGAAREVTEYLLGLGHRRIGFVQGPLSHSASARREEGFRAAMAAAGVDIDEASVVRGDFTSRSGLALGERLLALKDRPTAIFASNDDMALGVLITAMKHGIAVPETLSLCGFDDAPSSRAAWPQLTTVRQPKAEMAAAAVDILVDPQFRRTAGGEGSHLMLPHELIVRGSTGPA
- a CDS encoding MFS transporter, which gives rise to MSRTAPPVLPSDAQESLVRRLFWLSIGVFFIGGFLSASVSLLVPQLKAVLGLDYKGALLVQLAFHSSYLLFALPAALAVVRIGYMRAIAIGLSVMTAGCLSLALAQGMRQFLLVLGALLLLSAGQTVLQIASNTVVTVIGPSRGAAVRLNLLQGFNSLGTVLGPVLSAPFLLANITPGDRGGGTASVPFVAIGAVLAVLSALYVGHRALLSAAPAGAGRMLPPDWSRQIFSVLRDRRLRWGTAAIFVYVGAEVTIGTLMTNVLMLPERLALEPVSAGRLVGLYWAGAMVGRFAGAWMLTRMAEARLLLYAALAAIALTVAATVLPGAAGAAALIAVGLCNAIMYPTIYALAMPQDSRQAPLASMWLCMAVVGGAVVPILTGAAADAAGLLPALLLPALCYAGIAGFAGMCRRPREVAA
- a CDS encoding TonB-dependent receptor; amino-acid sequence: MTRHDLVAGTALAACLFSVSAAHAQDAAASAQQTVSDNDIIVTATRRETTLQSTPIAISAFSQETLTKNGVKDVTDLARFVPSLQFNQQGDQSAVLLTLRGIGNDSAYTEVADPEVAIYIDGVYSPRSQGASVLMYDMERVEVLRGPQGTLFGRNATVGALSLISAKPKLGEFSGNLELTAGNYDRFGMRGAINIPVTDTLAFRVAFVSDRHDGYADYQAAPDIVGINKSAFVTSGKKYYAADQQSGRVSMLWQPSDRFSWNLSAEGFLDNGAPVIGLLQTPRAGTKRWSTLSDTAPETDRYSVAVRSTMNYDITDGIQLSYIGGWSRIGGSTRTDADAGALPPTGQVDADGNDLPLGAFNENATLSSRYDFQSHELQLKSTGENDIDWILGAYYSHEKNKIRFDIDQRNGYRDGTFSWAGSFIQANRQIDSRAVFGQAVWHASDWLRFTGGLRYTSDKKQDIGGRNVTFSGEGCTDADKAPGGACTGGIFGAYPGATAAQLVDLLPGFSISNNDVKGKWDKLTYLARVDADIAADTLGYASISTGFKSGNIQDNAGLTDPETLTNYEVGLKTRLLDRAVTLNLAAYYSDFKGYQVNQAVTFRDDEGNVVRSQIVTQNAKGAKAYGLEAEMNAAFTAADRLNFSATLQKTKLDDLESVDGRLYDGGKASSIVQLKGNELAHAPRFSATLSYEHDFELASGARITPRFTTHYETKSWLSYFNGDANPFVNANDPADNMPDRGTNGTSWDKQKAYFRSDASIRFEPADGKYSVEAFVQNIENGHIRTGAGAFGAPRYDPVFLSNLQPPRTWGVRARASF